The Sneathiella limimaris region AGCCTATTACTGGCTAGAACTGACGATCGGGAATGGGATGAACTTCGAACAGAAGTATTTTCGGCGATCATGGCGCATTTTCAATCTGGCGATCCTGTCCAGCTGTCGCAGGAGACAGAAGAAGGTGACGATTTCACCTCCGAAATTATCGATCAGGTGAAGGATCTTTTGGAAACACGGATTGTACCGGCAGTGACCCAATCTGGCGGCGACGTCGCTTTTCACAGCTACAAGGATGGTAACCTGTACCTGAAAATGCAGGGTTCAGCCTTTTCAATGCTGACCGGGATTACCAACATGCTGCGTCACTATGTTCCTGAGATTAAAGCCGTTCTGGATCATCGGGAAGCGTTGCCACGTCCCGGCCTGCAAAGCGAGGAAGGGGTTGCGATCCGGGATCTCCTGCAGGAGCGGATCAATCCTTCAATTGCTGCGCATGGGGGACATATCACCCTTGTTGATGTGCAGGAAGAAAAGGCCTTCGTCCGTCTGGAAGGCGGTTGCCAAGGCTGCGGGATGGCGGATGTGACATTGAAGCAGGGTGTTGCCAAGGAAATCATGACCATGGTTCCCAAGATCAAGGAAGTCCTTGATGTCACCGATCATGCCGGCGGCACGAACCCCTACTATCAGCCAGCCTAATTCAGTTTACTGCTCTGCAAGTCGGTAGATAGAGATCTTGGTGCCCCGGCCCTTGACATTAAATTCGCCGACTGGTTCGACGTTGATCTGGTCCTGAACCTCGCTGGCGATCTTGTCTGACAGGAGGATCAGGACATCTTCGTCCTTGTCATCGTTCAAGGTCTTGCCAAGCTGTTCAATCCGCTGTGCGACATTTACGGTGTCTCCAACGACCGTATAGTTCAGCCGTCCCGGCGCCCCGATATTACCGACAACCAGTCGCCCGGTATGAATGCCGATCCGCATTTGGATTGGCGGCTTGCCTGCCTTCACACGCCGCTGGTTTTCAGCCCGAATGGCGGTTCGAATGCAGATTGCAGTGCGGCAGGCTTTCAGCGGGTGATCAATCTGATAATCCGGGGCACCCCAAAAGGCCATTACAGCATCCCCGATATATTTATCTAGCGTGCCGTCTTCCTGCTCAATGCAATTGGCCAAAATCTCAAAATGCTCGTTCAGTAGATTTGCCACTTCTTCGGAGGACATGTTTTCAGCCATCGGTGTAAAATTCACGATATCTGTGAACATCACTGAAACGGATCGGGTTTCCGAATGGGCGTCGCCCGAGCTCATCAGTTTTTTGACAAGGCTTTTGGGGACATAGTTTTCAAACCAGGTCAGCCCGCGCAGCATGGTGTTATAGGCGGTTGCCGCGTCATCCAGCTCGCGCAGGCGACTGCTCGGCAGGTTTCCTACCTTCTGAAAATCCAGGTTGGAGATTTGCTGGGACGCGCGGGACAGGGACTTAATAGGCCGGGCAATTTTCCGGCCTATGAAGAAGGCGAGAATAACGCTCAGGATAAGGATCATCAAACCGGTCAGTCCTGCAGATGCCAGCCGTGAAATCTGTTTGACGGCATCTTCAAACGGGAGCTGATAGCCAATGATCAGGGGTAAATCCGTGTAGCCTTCAAGCGTGGTATAAATAAACTGGTAGCGTTGGTCCCCCACATCCGTGAAGTGCCCGTCGAAATCTTCTCCGCCCTTGAACAGACGAAACGGGGTTCGCGGCGCCGTCCAGATAGAGGACAGCACAGGGTCGTCAATTTCACTGAGTTTCGGGGTTACCTCCCCAATGGTGATACCCGTAGCTTCCATCTGAAAGCCTTCCTGGGACAGCAGATGATCTTTGCCATAAAGGACAAATCGTCTGGCGTCCGGGCCCATCTCACTGGATTTAACCGCATTGCTGACCAGGGTAGTCGGGATTGTGATCAAAACAATTCCCAGAAACTTACCGTTTTTGTTGACCGGCTGGCGGAAGGTCATGATGGTTGTTTTGATGTCCGGGATATAGGCCAGGGGTGCCCAGGATCCAAACTTGTCGCTCTTTAGTCTTTCCAGTTCGCGAACACTGAGAAGGTCATTCTTGATGGAGGCTCGCGTGACTTTGGTTGTTTGATGGTCCGCCACGATCAGGCGATAGTCCGTATAAATAAACCCAAGCTGGGCTACGCCATTGGCACCGACCAGACTCGTTTTGAGGGCGCGAACGAAAGCGTCTTCATCTTCGGGGTCAATTTCATTTTCATAAATCAGTTTCGCAATATCTGCAGCCCGGTTCTCCATCGGATCCAGCAATCCGGTGATATTCTGGCGAATGGCAGCGAGCTGATTTGTGGAATTGCTGATCAGGAGTTCACGGGTATTGGTGAGCCCGGAATACAGGCTGATCAGCATAACCGCAACAACGGCAACAAAAACAAGAGACCCAAAGCTCAGCGCCAGAACGAGTCCAATGGACGCGCGGCGATTTATTAATTTTCTACCCACAGACCTGCCGTTTCCTCACAAATTAGGCGCCCGTAAAATACGCTAAATTTAAGTTGTGGCTATGAAAAACTTTTCTGCTTGTGAGCTATATCATGATTACTTCAGATTTTCATGATTAGACAGAATTAAATTTTGACTTTACAACTACCGGCATGAACAGTTTGGTGATCTTCGAAGTTGTATTGGGTTTGAGTTCTCTGTTGGCGCTTTTTCTAGCCCGCCGGACTTACTTTCCCATGAATTTAACTTGGGCATTTGGAATTCTGGCGATTGGAGTTGCCGCCTTCCTGGGGGCAGGTGTCTATGCTGGGATCAATGGACTTGCCGCTTATCATAAACTGTTTTCTGCCTTCGCCGGGTCCATCGGATTGGTCAGTTTCGCGGTTGCCGCGGTTGGGGGTATTTTTGCACCCCAGTTTCATAAAGCGGGCTGGTGGGTTGTCTTGATCCTGGTCGTGCTGCTGACGGGAGTTCTTCTGACTGATAGTTGGCGGATCAGCCAGGAGGTACAGTACGGAGTGGTCGGTGTTCTTGGCCTAAGCGCGCTTTACCAGCTTTTTGTCTATCCAAAATCGGGCATTTTTCTGTTTCTGGGTGTTATCTTTCTGGTGGGCGCAGGCCTTGGCAGCGATTGGCTGGCAACGCTTCTCAAGTTTGATAGCCTCAATATTTATCACGCTTTACTATCGGTTGCAGTGCTGTCCTTTGGCGCCTTTGCGGCAAGAGAATAAAATCCGTTGAAATCTCTTGCATTGCCGCAGCGTTATCCTTACAAGTCACCAAAACTCATAATAATAAATTAATCTATTTGTGGTGGACTTGCGTGCGCTGGTTCGAGGACTGAATTTTTGTGATTATGAGCATTAGATATGACTGATGTAAATGCGGCGGCAGCCAATGAAAAAGAATTATTTGCGGTATTCGGTGGCAAGGTTACCGATACGCGTGGGCGGGAATTTGTGAACCCGAAAGACATTGATATGAGAGGGTTCTTTACGAGTCATGCTGAGGCAGTCAGTGCCTGGCGGGCCGCTAGTCAGATGAACGTGGATGATGCTTTCACCAAATATGTGATTGTTCGTCTTTGGTAACCTCTTTTTGCCGAATGGTGAAAATCTCCGAAAAGAAGGTTGCACATAGCTGCCGCAGGATTAGGATGCTGCAATTCTATTTTTGAGAGGTAGGTTAGTCTTGCGTAATTTCTTCTATCCCGGTCGATCCGTCACTTATGGCCTTAATGGTGCTATTGCGACTTCCAGTGCTCACGCCTCTCAGGTGGGGCTTGGAATCCTGAAAGGCGGCGGCAATGCGATGGATGCGGCTATTGCCGCTTGTGCGGTTCAATGTGTCGTTGATCCAATGCAAACCGGTATTGGCGGTGACTGCTTTGCCTTGATCGCACCGAAAGGCTCTTCCCAGATTGAAGGTCTCAATGGGTCCGGTCGGGCACCTTCTGCCCTCACTGCGGATCTGCTGCTGGATCAGGGAATTTCTGAAATTGAACTGACCAGTCCCCATGCCGTTACGGTCCCGGGTGCCATTGATGCCTGGGTGACCTTGCATGCCAAATATGGCTCTATGGATTTTGCCGATATTCTGGCCCCTGCGATTGAGGCAGCGGAAAATGGCTTTGCCGTTACCCAGCGGACCTCCATGGACTGGAAACTCACAGAAGAAAAACTCAGCAACAATGCGGCTGCGGCCAGTCTATTCCTGAAAAATGGCAAGGCCCCTGGTGCGGGAACTGTCTGGAAGCTGCCAAAACTGGCCCAAACACTCAAAGCGATTGCCAAGCAGGGCCGCGCGGCATTTTATGAAGGTGAATTGGCTGAGAAGATGGTGGCCACGCTGAATGCAGCCGGGGCAACCCATCAGCTTGAAGATTTCGGCAATTGCGAGGCTGACTTTGTTGATCTGATCAACACAGACTTCCATGGTCACGATGTTCATCAGATCCCGCCAAACGGCCAGGGCATTACAGCGCTGATCATGCTGAACATCCTGAAGGGCTTCGATGTTGCGGGACTGGATCCGGTCGGCGCGAAGCGTCTTCACCTGCAGGCAGAAGCTGCCCGTCTTGCCTATCTTGCCCGCGATATTTACGTGGCGGACATGGGTCAGGCGGATGTGCCCGTTGATATGCTTCTCTCCAAAGAATTTGCTGATCACCTCAGAAGCCATATTGAAGTTGGCAAAGCGGGCGATCCGGCCGGTGCAGGTGCTTTCGATAAACACAAAGATACGGTTTACCTCTCTGTAGTTGATAAGGATGGCACGGCCGTTTCCTTCATCAATTCCCTGTTCCATCCGTTCGGCTCTGGCATTGCCTGCCCGGATACGGGTGTGATCTTCCAGAACCGCGGGGCTGGCTTTGTGGTTGAGAAAGGTCACCGGAATTGCGTTGCGCCGAACAAGCGCCCAATGCACACAATTATTCCAGGTATGGTGACCAAAGGCGATAAAGCCACTCATTGCTATGGCGTTATGGGCGGTGGTTATCAGCCTGTTGGACATGCGCATGTTCTCTCCAACATCATGGATTATGGCATGGATGTTCAGGAAGCGATCGAATGTCCTCGTGCCTTTTATAATGCAGGCGTGCTGGAGCTGGAAGAAACCATCGCACCAGAGGTTCAGCAGGAACTGGCGGATATGGGCTACACCATCAAAGCGCCTGAAATGCCGCATGGCGGTGGTCAGATGATTATGATCGACCATGAAAATGGCGTACTGGCAGCAGGAACCGAGTCCCGGAAAGACGGACACGCTCTCGCCTATTAATCTGCTCAACAGATACGAATTTTAAAAAAAAGCGGCTCAATCGGGTCGCTTTTTTTGTGCCATGTCACTTTGGAGATCCCTGTCTCGTCCTTAATTGAGAAAGGAGATCTACTCATGCTTAAACATATCTATAAATGGAAGTTCCGGGAATTTGGGGCAGAGTATAATTACGACATGTCTTATATGGAGGAATTGGCAGAAATCTATCCTGAAAAAGCGTCTTATTATGTCAAGGCCATGCCGCTTGCCAATCACAACGGGCATCTTCCGTTGGATCTTTACTATGCGATCAAGGTTCGCTCCATGCAGATCGGGGATTGCGGGCCGTGCCTCAAGCTCACTCTGACCATGGCAGAACGCTCCGGCATCTCAAAGGATGACCTGAAGCGGCTTTTGACAGGAGATATGGACGGGGCCTCCCGCTATATTAAGCTGGGCTGGTCCTATGCAACGGCTGTCCTGAAAGACGGTCTGGAGCTTGAGGAGTTAATCAGGGAGATTGAAATAGAGTTTGGCAAGCGGGGGCTTTGGGATGCATCCTTGGCCGTTGTCTATGGACAGTTCTATCCAATCCTGAAAAAAGGATTGGGGGTTGCGACCGTATGTTCACCCGTTTCCGTTCTTTTGGAGGAAATGTCTCTTGCAAGCTGAAGAGATAAACAAAGACCAAGTCTTTCTGGACCTGCAAGGCAAGCTTCACCGGCTTGCCTATCGCATGCTTGGAACCGTGGCAGAGGCGGAAGATGCGGTTCAGGAAGCCTGGATCCGCTGGCAGGCCGCGGGCAAACCGGATCTTGACTATCCCATGGCCTATTTTTCGAAAATTGTGACGCGGATCTGTTTGGACGCTCTGAAAAAAGTCTCTCGCCATCGGGAGTCTTATGTAGGGGTATGGCTCCCGGAACCGGTTGTCGCGAATTGGAGCCTCAACGAATATTCGGATGCGCCAGACGAGCAGGAGGATATCTCATACGCTCTGATGATGGTGCTGGAAAGGCTGACGCCACTGGAGCGGGCCGCTTATCTCTTGCATGATCTTTTTGAGGTTCCCTTCAATGAAATTGCAGAGATAATCGAGCGCACACCCGCAACCTGCCGAAAGCTCGCGACGCGCGCGCGGGAACATATTCAAAAGGAAGGCGTTCGTTATCAGCCGAGAGAAGCGGATCTTGAAAATCTGCTCACCGTGTTTAAAACGGCCCGCAATACAGGAAATCTGGAGCCTCTGCAAAATCTACTCAGTGAGACTGTGATCTTCTATAACGATGGTGGCGGGAAAGTTCCGGCAGCCATTAACCCCATTTATGGTCAGGATCGGGTCTTGCGCTTCATCATGGGGCTGGCGTCCAAGTTCAAGCTGTTTGAGGCATCCGAGATTGACATCACCCTCTCCAACGGAAGCCCTGCCCTCAAAATTATTGATGAGCAGGGGGTATTGCAGATCGTGTCATTTGATCTGGAGGAAAACGGCCTGATCACTACCTTTTACGGTCTCCGTAATCCGGAGAAACTGACCGCTTTTACCTGAGCCTACATCCGTTCTGGAACATCAATGCCGAGGATATGAAGAACGGCTTCAATCTGGCGAAGGGTAATCGCACAGAGGGTTAGCCGCGATGCCCGAACTGCAGGGTCTTTTTCGCCCAGCACATGGCAGTCATGATAGAAGCTGTTAAACTCCTGGGTCAACGCATAGACATGATCGCAGAGGATATTTGGCGCGTTCTTTTCCGCCGCTCCTTTTGCCGCTTCGGGTAACCCTGCAAGCGCAAGGATAAGGTTCCGCTCTGCATCCGCCACCAACTGAACCGGCCCTTGGCTCAAGCTTTGTTCCTCAGCTTTTCTCAGCATGGACTTGATCCGAACCGCCGCATACATCTGGTAGGGGCCTGTGCGTCCTTCAAACTTTGTAAACCGCTCTAGATCAAAGACGTAGTTGGACATCCGTTGGTTAGACAGATCTGCATATTTAATAGCGGCAACACCGACCTTGGTCGCAATATTCTCAAGCTCTTCTGCACCAAATTTTTCGGCCATTCCAGCTTCGTTTACAACCTTACGGGCTTCGCTGATGGCATCGTCGATCAGGGATCTCAGGCGGACAACACCGCCGTCCCGGGTTTTCAGCGGTTTGCCGTCTTTTCCATTGACGGTACCAAAGCCCACATGTTCCAGATGCACAGTATCACGCAGGCTCTTGCCTTTGCGGGCCGCGCGGAAGACCTGTTCAAAATGCAGGCTCTGGCGGGCATCCACCACATAGAGAATTTTGTCAGGGTGATGTTCTTCTTCACGAAGTTCAATGGTGGCAAGATCTGTTGTGCCATACATGACCGCGCCGTCCGATTTTTGCAAGATCAGGGGCGGCATTTCCTTTTTGTCGTCGTCTTCTTCGACGCGAACGACTGTGGCGCCGTCAGAAATTTCTGAATATCCCTCATCCGCATAGCGTTTGAGCAT contains the following coding sequences:
- a CDS encoding NifU family protein: MFIQTQSGDLPNEMEFFPGREVLGEGSLEVARDAAGEISPLAARIYQVAGIESVTLLPDSLLLARTDDREWDELRTEVFSAIMAHFQSGDPVQLSQETEEGDDFTSEIIDQVKDLLETRIVPAVTQSGGDVAFHSYKDGNLYLKMQGSAFSMLTGITNMLRHYVPEIKAVLDHREALPRPGLQSEEGVAIRDLLQERINPSIAAHGGHITLVDVQEEKAFVRLEGGCQGCGMADVTLKQGVAKEIMTMVPKIKEVLDVTDHAGGTNPYYQPA
- a CDS encoding adenylate/guanylate cyclase domain-containing protein, with product MGRKLINRRASIGLVLALSFGSLVFVAVVAVMLISLYSGLTNTRELLISNSTNQLAAIRQNITGLLDPMENRAADIAKLIYENEIDPEDEDAFVRALKTSLVGANGVAQLGFIYTDYRLIVADHQTTKVTRASIKNDLLSVRELERLKSDKFGSWAPLAYIPDIKTTIMTFRQPVNKNGKFLGIVLITIPTTLVSNAVKSSEMGPDARRFVLYGKDHLLSQEGFQMEATGITIGEVTPKLSEIDDPVLSSIWTAPRTPFRLFKGGEDFDGHFTDVGDQRYQFIYTTLEGYTDLPLIIGYQLPFEDAVKQISRLASAGLTGLMILILSVILAFFIGRKIARPIKSLSRASQQISNLDFQKVGNLPSSRLRELDDAATAYNTMLRGLTWFENYVPKSLVKKLMSSGDAHSETRSVSVMFTDIVNFTPMAENMSSEEVANLLNEHFEILANCIEQEDGTLDKYIGDAVMAFWGAPDYQIDHPLKACRTAICIRTAIRAENQRRVKAGKPPIQMRIGIHTGRLVVGNIGAPGRLNYTVVGDTVNVAQRIEQLGKTLNDDKDEDVLILLSDKIASEVQDQINVEPVGEFNVKGRGTKISIYRLAEQ
- a CDS encoding DUF4170 domain-containing protein gives rise to the protein MTDVNAAAANEKELFAVFGGKVTDTRGREFVNPKDIDMRGFFTSHAEAVSAWRAASQMNVDDAFTKYVIVRLW
- the ggt gene encoding gamma-glutamyltransferase, with amino-acid sequence MRNFFYPGRSVTYGLNGAIATSSAHASQVGLGILKGGGNAMDAAIAACAVQCVVDPMQTGIGGDCFALIAPKGSSQIEGLNGSGRAPSALTADLLLDQGISEIELTSPHAVTVPGAIDAWVTLHAKYGSMDFADILAPAIEAAENGFAVTQRTSMDWKLTEEKLSNNAAAASLFLKNGKAPGAGTVWKLPKLAQTLKAIAKQGRAAFYEGELAEKMVATLNAAGATHQLEDFGNCEADFVDLINTDFHGHDVHQIPPNGQGITALIMLNILKGFDVAGLDPVGAKRLHLQAEAARLAYLARDIYVADMGQADVPVDMLLSKEFADHLRSHIEVGKAGDPAGAGAFDKHKDTVYLSVVDKDGTAVSFINSLFHPFGSGIACPDTGVIFQNRGAGFVVEKGHRNCVAPNKRPMHTIIPGMVTKGDKATHCYGVMGGGYQPVGHAHVLSNIMDYGMDVQEAIECPRAFYNAGVLELEETIAPEVQQELADMGYTIKAPEMPHGGGQMIMIDHENGVLAAGTESRKDGHALAY
- a CDS encoding carboxymuconolactone decarboxylase family protein — protein: MLKHIYKWKFREFGAEYNYDMSYMEELAEIYPEKASYYVKAMPLANHNGHLPLDLYYAIKVRSMQIGDCGPCLKLTLTMAERSGISKDDLKRLLTGDMDGASRYIKLGWSYATAVLKDGLELEELIREIEIEFGKRGLWDASLAVVYGQFYPILKKGLGVATVCSPVSVLLEEMSLAS
- the sigJ gene encoding RNA polymerase sigma factor SigJ; amino-acid sequence: MQAEEINKDQVFLDLQGKLHRLAYRMLGTVAEAEDAVQEAWIRWQAAGKPDLDYPMAYFSKIVTRICLDALKKVSRHRESYVGVWLPEPVVANWSLNEYSDAPDEQEDISYALMMVLERLTPLERAAYLLHDLFEVPFNEIAEIIERTPATCRKLATRAREHIQKEGVRYQPREADLENLLTVFKTARNTGNLEPLQNLLSETVIFYNDGGGKVPAAINPIYGQDRVLRFIMGLASKFKLFEASEIDITLSNGSPALKIIDEQGVLQIVSFDLEENGLITTFYGLRNPEKLTAFT
- the argS gene encoding arginine--tRNA ligase codes for the protein MAQSLLVQLSTRVGQAFEKLDLDPALGKIVRAQRKEMGQFQCNGALAAAKQAKKNPREIAEAVVAELEKDGSFQDLTTGGPGFINMNLTDASLTAHFNELADDPSFGAKDGVTPETVILDYGGPNVAKAMHVGHLRATIIGESLRRLNVFLGHKTISDVHFGDWGLPMGLLIKEIELSNPELPYFDPAFEGPYPDTSPVTVDELQVLYPQASSRSKEDPEFLEAARLATFELQQGRVGYKALWQHMLDISIAETKVDFDLLGAHFTEWKGEADTNDHIPAMLKRYADEGYSEISDGATVVRVEEDDDKKEMPPLILQKSDGAVMYGTTDLATIELREEEHHPDKILYVVDARQSLHFEQVFRAARKGKSLRDTVHLEHVGFGTVNGKDGKPLKTRDGGVVRLRSLIDDAISEARKVVNEAGMAEKFGAEELENIATKVGVAAIKYADLSNQRMSNYVFDLERFTKFEGRTGPYQMYAAVRIKSMLRKAEEQSLSQGPVQLVADAERNLILALAGLPEAAKGAAEKNAPNILCDHVYALTQEFNSFYHDCHVLGEKDPAVRASRLTLCAITLRQIEAVLHILGIDVPERM